One region of Pagrus major chromosome 5, Pma_NU_1.0 genomic DNA includes:
- the LOC140995709 gene encoding eosinophil peroxidase-like has product MKWFVGLIAAGLYLCLQSHVNAEPRLSRTLIERAVMEAKATVDSAYEYSRRESIERVKRNLASPADVLRLMKQPAGRGRIAVRAADYMDNTLTLIKCSLGKRPKRSLNATDLISEEDLQIIADLTGCSAQRRVPSCKTTPNLDRFRTSSSVCNNRKNERMGSSNTPITRWLPAEYQDKISLPKGWDPRRRVNRRFLPLVREVSNKILHTAVVDSDPLYTYLLTIFGQWLDHDLTFTPNSPAIRSFSSGIDCDKSCDRTEPCFPIEIPRQDPRFGRNSEECIPFFRSAAGCGSGNTGHIFGAPTVRQQMNTVTAFVDVGQVYGSDEAKARLLRDLTSDKGLLRVNTEYDDNGRELLPFEKRSTNICATRARITGDNNATEVPCFLSGDDRCNENIALTTVHTLGLREHNRLARALAKLNPHWNGERIYQETRKIMGALFQILTYRDFLPRIVGPDAINKFLPTYPGYDEEVDPSIANVFASAAFRFGHLMIQPFVFRLDEQYTAHEKYPTVLLHKAFFAPWRIVFEGGLDPLVRGLVGRKAKLNTQKHMLTDELRERLFKFAAELALDLGAINMQRGRDHGLPGYAKWREFCRLSVPRNRRDLRRVMQNRTLANSLMDLYRTPKNIDVWLGGASEPLVRGGRVGPLFACLIATQFQRIRQGDRLWWENTGVFTEDQRESLKKTSLARIICDNTGITKVPQQPLENQPRSRFTKCSDIPAIDLSPWKEDIN; this is encoded by the exons ATGAAGTGGTTTGTGGGCCTGATCGCTGCAGGTCTTTACCTGTGTCTGCAAAGCCACGTGAATGCTG AACCACGTCTAAGCAGAACTCTCATTGAAAGAGCTGTGATGGAAGCCAAGGCCACAGTGGACTCAGCCTACGAGTACTCCAGAAGAGA GAGCATTGAACGCGTGAAGAGGAATTTGGCGAGTCCTGCAGACGTCCTGCGGTTGATGAAGCAGCCTGCTGGGCGGGGCCGCATCGCTGTGCGTGCTGCTGACTATATGGACAATACCCTGACACTGATCAAGTGCTCTTTGGGAAAACGTCCAAAACGCTCCCTCAATGCCAcgg ATCTGATCTCCGAGGAGGACCTGCAGATCATTGCTGACCTGACAGGCTGCTCTGCCCAACGTCGTGTCCCTTCTTGCAAGACGACTCCCAATTTGGACAGGTTTCGAACCTCAAGCAGCGTCTGCAACAACAG GAAAAACGAGCGCATGGGATCCTCCAACACACCCATCACGCGCTGGCTGCCTGCCGAGTACCAGGATAAAATCTCTCTGCCTAAAGGCTGGGACCCTAGGCGGAGAGTCAACAGACGATTTCTTCCCTTG GTAAGGGAAGTGTCCAACAAAATTCTGCACACAGCAGTTGTGGACAGTGACCCACTCTACACCTACCTGCTCACCATCTTTGGCCAGTGGCTGGACCACGACCTGACATTCACTCCTAACTCTCCCGCCATTCGCTCATTCAGTAGCGGTATTGACTGTGACAAGAGCTGCGATCGCACAGAGCCCTGCTTCCCCATTGAG ATTCCCAGGCAAGACCCTCGCTTTGGCAGAAACTCAGAAGAGTGCATCCCTTTCTTCCGCTCAGCAGCAGGTTGTGGTTCTGGCAACACTGGCCACATCTTTGGTGCACCCACTGTCCGCCAGCAGATGAACACTGTCACCGCTTTCGTAGATGTAGGCCAGGTGTACGGGTCAGATGAGGCCAAAGCTCGCTTACTCCGGGACCTCACCTCAGATAAGGGACTGTTGAGGGTCAACACAGAGTATGATGACAACGGCCGCGAGCTCCTGCCCTTCGAAAAGAGGAGTACCAACATATGTGCCACACGAGCTCGCATTACTGGAGACAACAATGCGACGGAGGTGCCCTGCTTCCTATCTG GTGACGATCGGTGCAATGAGAACATTGCTCTGACCACTGTTCACACACTGGGGTTGCGTGAACACAACCGTCTGGCGCGCGCTCTTGCCAAACTCAACCCTCACTGGAATGGAGAGAGAATCTACCAGGAGACACGCAAGATCATGGGAGCACTCTTCCAG atTCTCACTTACAGGGACTTTTTGCCCCGCATTGTTGGTCCAGATGCCATTAACAAGTTCCTTCCCACCTACCCTGGGTATGATGAAGAGGTGGACCCAAGCATCGCCAATGTGTTCGCCTCCGCTGCCTTCCGATTTGGTCATCTAATGATCCAGCCTTTCGTTTTTCGTCTTGATGAGCAATACACGGCGCATGAAAAGTACCCCACTGTCTTGCTGCACAAAGCCTTCTTCGCACCATGGAGAATCGTCTTTGAAG GTGGTTTGGACCCGCTTGTGAGGGGGCTGGTGGGCCGTAAGGCCAAGCTGAACACGCAGAAACACATGCTAACTGACGAGTTGAGGGAAAGGCTGTTCAAATTCGCCGCTGAGTTGGCTCTGGATCTTGGCGCTATCAAcatgcagagaggcagagaccATGGACTCCCTG GCTACGCCAAATGGCGTGAGTTCTGTCGGCTGTCAGTACCAAGAAATCGGAGAGATCTGAGAAGGGTGATGCAAAACAGAACGCTGGCGAACAGCCTGATGGATCTCTACAGAACACCTAAGAACATTGACGTGTGGCTGGGAGGAGCGTCCGAGCCCTTAGTGCGTGGAGGAAGAGTGGGACCCCTGTTTGCCTGCCTGATTGCCACTCAGTTCCAGAGGATCCGCCAAGGAGACCG ACTTTGGTGGGAGAACACGGGAGTCTTCACTGAGGACCAGAGGGAGTCCCTGAAAAAGACGTCACTTGCTCGCATCATCTGTGACAACACTGGTATCACTAAAGTGCCACAACAGCCCCTCGAAAACCAGCCCAGGTCGAGGTTCACTAAATGTAGCGACATCCCGGCCATTGACCTCAGTCCATGGAAGGAGGATATCAATTAG
- the LOC140996137 gene encoding eosinophil peroxidase-like, whose amino-acid sequence MKWVVGLIAAGLYLCLQSHVNAEPRLSRTLIERAVMEAKATVDSAYEYSRRESIERVKRNLASPADVLRLMKQPVGRGRIAVRAADYMDNTLTLIKSSLGNRQKRSINATDLISEEDLQIIADLTGCSARHRVPSCKTTPNLDRFRTSSSVCNNRKNERMGSSNTPITRWLPAEYQDKISLPKGWDPRRRVNRRFLPLVREVSNKILHTTVVDSDPLYTYLLTFFAQWTDHDLSFTPHSPVIRSFSSGIDCDKSCDRTEPCFPVEIPRQDPRFGRNSEECIPFFRSAAGCGSGNTGHLFGAPTVRQQMNTLTAFVDVGQVYGSDEAKARLLRNLTSDKGLLKVNTEYNDNGRELLPFEKKSTNMCATRARITGDNNATEVPCFLAGDERSNENIALTSIHTLGLREHNRLARALAKLNPHWNGERIYQETRKIMGALFQILTYRDFLPRIVGPDAINKFLPTYPGYDEEVDPGISNVFATAAFRFGHLMIQPFMFRLDEKYTAHEKYPTVLLHKAFFTPWRVVFEGGLDPIVRGMVARKAKLTTQKHMLTDELRERLFKFTAELALDLGALNMQRGRDHGLPGYAKWREFCRLSVPRNRRDLRRVMQNRTLANSLMDLYRTPKNIDVWLGGASEPLVRGGRVGPLFACLIATQFQKIRQGDRLWWENTGVFTEDQRESLKKTSLARIICDNTGITKVPQQPLENQPRSRFTKCSDIPAIDLSPWKEDIN is encoded by the exons ATGAAGTGGGTTGTGGGCCTGATCGCTGCAGGTCTTTACCTGTGTCTGCAAAGCCATGTGAATGCTG AACCACGTCTAAGCAGAACTCTCATTGAAAGAGCTGTGATGGAAGCCAAGGCCACAGTGGACTCAGCCTACGAGTACTCCAGAAGAGA GAGCATTGAACGCGTGAAGAGGAATTTGGCGAGTCCTGCAGATGTCCTGCGGTTGATGAAGCAGCCTGTTGGGCGGGGCCGCATCGCTGTGCGTGCTGCTGACTATATGGACAATACCCTGACACTGATCAAAAGCTCTTTGGGAAATCGTCAAAAACGCTCCATCAATgccacag ATCTGATCTCCGAGGAGGACCTGCAGATCATTGCTGATCTGACAGGCTGCTCTGCCCGACATCGTGTCCCTTCTTGCAAGACGACTCCCAATTTGGACAGGTTTCGAACCTCAAGCAGCGTTTGCAACAACAG GAAAAATGAGCGCATGGGATCCTCCAACACACCCATCACGCGCTGGCTGCCTGCCGAGTACCAGGATAAAATCTCTCTGCCTAAAGGCTGGGACCCTAGGCGGAGAGTCAACAGACGATTTCTTCCCTTG GTAAGGGAAGTGTCCAACAAAATTCTGCACACAACAGTTGTGGACAGTGACCCGCTCTACACCTACCTGCTCACCTTCTTTGCCCAGTGGACGGACCACGACCTGTCCTTCACTCCTCACTCTCCCGTCATTCGTTCATTCAGTAGCGGTATTGACTGTGACAAGAGCTGCGATCGCACAGAGCCCTGCTTCCCCGTTGAG ATTCCCAGGCAAGACCCTCGCTTTGGCAGAAACTCAGAAGAGTGCATCCCCTTCTTCCGCTCAGCAGCAGGTTGTGGTTCTGGCAACACTGGTCATCTCTTTGGTGCACCCACTGTCCGCCAGCAGATGAACACTCTCACAGCTTTCGTAGATGTAGGCCAGGTGTACGGGTCAGATGAGGCCAAAGCTCGCTTACTCCGGAACCTCACCTCAGATAAGGGACTGTTGAAGGTCAACACAGAGTACAATGACAATGGCCGCGAGCTCCTGCCCTTCGAAAAGAAGAGTACCAACATGTGTGCCACACGAGCTCGCATTACTGGAGACAACAATGCGACGGAGGTGCCCTGCTTCCTAGCTG GTGACGAGCGGTCCAATGAGAACATTGCTCTGACCTCTATTCACACACTGGGGTTGCGTGAACACAACCGTCTGGCGCGCGCTCTCGCCAAACTCAACCCTCACTGGAATGGAGAGAGAATCTACCAGGAGACGCGCAAGATCATGGGAGCACTCTTCCAG atTCTCACTTACAGGGACTTTTTGCCCCGCATTGTTGGTCCAGATGCCATTAACAAGTTCCTTCCCACCTACCCTGGGTATGATGAAGAGGTGGACCCAGGCATCTCCAATGTGTTCGCCACCGCTGCCTTCCGATTTGGCCATCTAATGATCCAGCCTTTCATGTTTCGTCTTGATGAGAAATACACGGCGCATGAAAAGTACCCCACTGTCTTGCTGCACAAAGCCTTCTTCACACCATGGAGAGTCGTCTTTGAAG GTGGTTTGGACCCGATCGTGAGGGGGATGGTGGCCCGTAAGGCCAAGCTGACCACGCAGAAACACATGCTAACTGATGAGCTGAGGGAAAGGCTGTTCAAATTCACTGCTGAGTTGGCTCTGGATCTTGGTGCTCTCAAcatgcagagaggcagagaccATGGACTCCCTG GCTACGCCAAATGGCGTGAGTTCTGTCGGCTGTCAGTACCAAGAAATCGGAGAGATCTGAGAAGGGTGATGCAAAACAGAACGCTGGCGAACAGCCTGATGGATCTCTACAGAACACCTAAGAACATTGACGTGTGGCTGGGAGGAGCGTCCGAGCCCTTAGTGCGTGGAGGAAGAGTGGGACCCCTGTTTGCCTGCCTGATTGCCACTCAGTTCCAGAAGATCCGCCAAGGAGACCG ACTTTGGTGGGAGAACACGGGAGTCTTCACTGAGGACCAGAGGGAGTCCCTGAAAAAGACGTCACTTGCTCGCATCATCTGTGACAACACTGGTATCACTAAAGTGCCACAACAGCCCCTCGAAAACCAGCCCAGGTCGAGGTTTACTAAATGTAGCGACATCCCGGCCATTGACCTCAGTCCATGGAAGGAGGATATCAATTAG